The Pseudoxanthomonas sp. genome segment ACACGCGACACCCTCAGGACATACGAATGAGCGAGAGCAAGACCTTCCACCTGCCCGACCTGGGCGAAGGCCTCCCGGACGCCACCATCGTCGAGTGGTTCGTCAAGGAAGGCGACGTGATCCGGCTGGACGAGCCGCTGGTGTCGATGGAAACGGCGAAGGCCGTCGTCGAAGTGCCTTCGCCCGTCTCCGGCAAGGTGGTCAAGCTGGCCGGCGCGGCCGGCGACATCGTCGTCACCGGCAGCATGCTGGCCGTGTTCGAACCCGACGCCAGCCTGCCGCAGCGCGCGGAAGGCCAGGACACCGGCCACCACCACGGCCCGCCCAAGTCCGCCGTGGGAGCGACGTCAGTCGCGAACCCGACACCCGCTGCAACCCCTATCGCGACTGACGTCGCTCCCACAGACAAGGACGCCGACGCCGGCACCGTGGTCGGCGCCATGCAGTCGTCCAATGCGGTGCACACCGAACAGGCCATCGCCGTCGGCGGCGTCAAGGCCATGCCGGCCGTGCGCGCGATGGCGAAGAAGCTCGGCGTGGACCTGACCCGCGTGCGGGCGAGCGGCGCCGATGGCGCCGTGACAATGCAGGACGTCAAGCGGGCCGCCGCCGATGGTTCCAACCTGCTCCCCTCTCCCACCGCGAGAGCGGTCGGGGGTGAAGGTGCGCAGCATCCGGTTGCTCGCGCTCGCACCGAACCCTCCACCACCACATCGGCACCTTCTGCCGAGGCGCGAAGGGAAGAACAACGCACCGCACTGTCCGCCAGCGGCAAGCCCATGCGCACGCAGCCGCCCGGCGTCTCCGTCAGCGGCCAGCCCGAACAACTCAAGGGCGTACGCCGCAACATGGCGCGCGTCATGGCCGATGCGCATGCCAAGGTGGTGCCGACCACGCTCAGCGACGACGCAGACATTCATGCGTGGACGCCCGGCAACGACATGACCGGCCGCCTCGTGCGCGCCATCGTGCGCGCCTGCAAGACGGTGCCGGCGATGAACGCCTGGTTCGACGGCGACAAGCTGACCCGCACGCTGCATCCGCACGTGGACATCGGCATCGCCGTGGACACCGACGACGGCCTGTTCGTGCCCGCGCTGCGCAATGCGGACCTGCTGGACGCGGGCAGCGTACGCGAGAGCATCAACCGCCTGCGCATGCAGGTGGAAGACCGCAGCATCCCGCCGTCGGAACTGGCCGGCTACACGATCTCGCTGAGCAACTTCGGCATGTTCGCCGGCCGCTACGCCACGCCGGTGGTGGTGCCGCCCTGCGTGGCCATCGTCGCCGCCGGTCGCGCCCGCCACCAGGTCACCCCGGTCATGGGCGGCTTCGAGTCGCACAAGGTCATTCCGCTGTCGGTGACCTTCGACCACCGCGCCTGCACGGGCGGCGAAGCGGCACGCTTCCTCAAGGCGCTGATCGACGATCTGGCGCTGCCGGCCTGACGGAGCGCGCCGCGCGGGTGCACGGCGCTGACTCGTGTCGCCTGCCCCGCCCGCGACACCGGACACTGCGGTCGGCATCCGACCGCAGTGCGTGGCAGGATGGCACGCAGACCCCTACCGCAGGTGCCGCCATGGCCCATCGCAGCCGTCTTGCCGGTTTCATCATCGATTGCCAGGGAGGCGATCACGATGCGGCCGCCGAGTTCTGGAGCCAAGCGCTCGGACTTCCGGCCACCGATACGTACGAAGAGGGGCAGGCGCGCTATGCGGAGCTCGGCGATGCACCCGGCGGCCTGCACGTGGAAGTACAGCGCGTGGAGCACGCCTCGCGCGTGCACCTGGACATCGAGAGCGACGACATCGATGCCGAAGCGGACCGGCTGGAGGCGCTGGGGGCGAAGCGGATCGGCTTCGTCAAGCGCTGGTGGGTGATGGAAGCGCCCACTGGGCACCGGTTCTGCGTCGTGCGACTGCGCGATCGCCCGGGCGCTGCCGCGCCTACCACCTGGGACTGAGTGACACGCCATGACCCATCGCAGCCGCCTTGCCGGTTTCATCATCGACAGCCAAGTCGACGACCTGCCCGCCGCGTCCGCGTTCTGGAGCGAGGCGCTCGGGTTGAAGGTCACCCATCCCGATGACGGTGGCGTGGGGCTCTACGACAAGTTCGAGCCCGGTCCGGGCGGGCTGCACATCGAGGTGCAGAAGGTGAAGCACGAGGCCCGTGTGCATCTCGACATCGAGACCGACGACATCGACGCCGAAGTCGCGCGACTGGAAGCGCTGGGCGCCAGACGCGTACGGCACGTGCACCAGCGCTGGTGGGTGATGGAAGCGCCTACCGGGCACCGCTTCTGCGTGGTACCCATGGACGAGCGCAACGCGCGCGGCACACCGAACCGGTGGCCGTGACGCGGCTCAGTGCGCGAGCACCGCTTCGTCCTTCCAGAACGTCAACAGACGGGCCAGGCCGGGAGAGGCGGCGGACTCGTCTTCCAGCCAGGGCATCTCGCGCTGCCACTGCGACTGGCTGAGCTGCTGCACCAGCGTCTGCGGCGCCTTGGCGAACCCCATGTGCCAGCGCTGGAACAGGCGCTTGTCCACCCTGCCCTGCTCCAGGATCTCCAGCCGGTGATGCTGGCTGGCGCGGGCGATGCGCGCGTAGATCTGTTCGACATCGGCGCGCGTGCCCTCCAGATACTGGAAGAACCGCTGGCCGCCATACAACAGCGCACCGGTCACGTCGGCGAGTTCGTTCGCCACGCGCGCATCCAGCAGCAGTTGGTCCAGGTCCGCGGCATCCAGCGGGCGCGTGGCCTGGCTCTGATAGACCAGGGCGTGAAGAGGGGCCACGGACGTTCCGGTGCGCGAAAGGATGCGCAGCATAGCGCAGCGAATCACATGAACGGCGTGCGCCAGCGCCGCTATTTCCGTTCAGTCTCGCTGCGCTCGCGCACCGCCTTGAATTCTGAACCGTTCAGCCAACGCGGCCATGCATCGCTGTCCGCGATCTCCCGGCCGAGCGTATGGAGCAGCGCCACATCCTGTGCCTGGCCGCTGGCGTCCCACGACGACGTCCACGCGTCGCAGGGCTGGTGATAGCAGCGGGCGAAGTAGGCCTCGCGCAGCGCCTTGCCGCTCGCGACGCCGCCGTCGTGGCGGTCCAGCCCGGCGCCCACGGTGATGGCGGGAACGCCCGCGCGCGCGAACGCGAAGTGGTCGGCACGATAGAAGAAACCGGCTTCCAGGTTGGGGTCCGGCGAGTACGTGCGCCCATGCGCTTCGGCCACGCGCCTGAGATCGCCTTCCAGCGACACGCGGCCCTGGCCCCACGAGGCGATATCGCGGTTCGGGCCGTCGGGACTGAGCATTTCGATGTTGAGCACCGCTGCGGTCTTGGCCAGCGGTGCCAGCGGATTCGCGGCGTAATAGGTGGCGCCCTGCAGGCCCTTCTCTTCCGCCGTCAGCGCCATGAACAACAGCGTGCGCTGCGGGCGCGGACCGGCGGCGAACACGCGCGCCAGTTCGATCACCGCGGCGACACCGGTCGCATTGTCCACCGCGCCGTGACGGATACGGTCGCCCGAGGCGTCCGGTTCGCCCACGCCGAACGCGTCCCAGTGCGCGGAGTAGATGACGGTCTCGTCCGGACGCCGCGCCCCCTCCAGCTTGCCGATGACGTTGCGGGTCACCACCTGGTCGCGCTTGACGGCGAACGCGGCGGACAGCGTCGCGCCGCCCAGCGCCACCGGCGTGAACGCCTTCGTCTGCGCACGACGTTTCTCCGCCTCGAAGTCGAGTCCAGCGCGCTTGAACAGCGACACCGCCAGGTCGCGCTGCATCCAGCCGCGCAGCAGCGTGTGGTAGGTCGCCGCATCGGGACGCGGAATGTCGAATACCGCCGACAGGCCGGACGCACGCACCGTCGCCCAACCGTAGGCCGCCGGTGCGGTCTCGTGCACGATCAGTGCGCCCGCGGCGCCCTGGCGCGCGAGTTCCTCGTACTTGTACGTCCAGCGGCCGTAGTAGGTCACCGCACGTCCGTCGAACGCACCCGGCGCGTCGGTCTCGAAATCGGGATCGTTGACCAGCACCACGGCGACCTTGCCTTTCAGGTCGGCGCCCTTGTAATCGTCCCAACCGCGTTCGGGTGCGGTGATGCCATAGCCGACGAACACCAGGGGCGCGTCCACCAGCGCGACACGATCGACCGGGCTCAGGCTCTGCAGCACCACGTCATCGCCGTTGGTCAGCGTCTGAGTCTCGCCACCGATGCGCAACGATGCGCTCACCGCGCCCTCCACCTGCGCACGCACCAGCGGCACATCCTGGGTCCAGCCGCCTTGCTCGCCACCGGGCCGTACGCCCGCCTTCTTCAATTCGTCGACGATATAGGCGACCGTCTTCTCCTCGCCCGGCGTCGCCGGAGCGCGGCCCTCGAACTCGTCCGACGCCAGCACGCGCACATGCCGCGACAGGTTGTCGGCACTGATGCCGCCGCCGGGGATGTCGGCGGCGAGTGCCGGCATCGCGCACAAGGACAACAACAGGAGCGGGAGCGGAGATTTCATGGAGATGACCTTGCGTGGAAACACCGGGAGTCTATGCGATGCGCCTGTTGTAGGAGCGACGTCAGTCGCGACCGTACGAATCGGGAAACCTGTTCTTCCTGAAAGACACGACTGCACCGCGCACGAAGAAGCATCTCATCACTGATCGCATCCGGTCGCGACTGACGTCGCTCCTACAGAAAGCAACACACCCTCACGGCCGCCCACGATCCAGCCACACGCCCAGGCCCTGGGCATTGAGTTCGATGTCCATGGCGAGCAGACGCAGCACGTCCTCGTCCGCCAGGGGCACCTGCTGGGCATGGGCACGCTCCAGATACAGCGCCGACAGCGCGGCGGTGAGGCAGCGGTGGCGGTCGGCGCGTCCGTCGCAGGCGTCGGCGATCGCCACCATCGCATCGATCTGTTCGTACAGCGCCTGCGCCAGTCGCGGCACGTCGCCGACACGGCCATAATGGGTCAGGTACATGCCGTCGGGCTCGTACGCGACCATGCGCGCGATGCTGGCCTTCAACGCGCCCGGTTCGAACTGCACCGGCGTGGTGGTCGGCAGGATGAAGGCGCCCGCCGGTCCATCCAGTTCGCGGTACGACAGGCCGAAGGTATCGCCGGTGAACCAGCTGCGGCTGCGCGCGTCCCAGATGCAATGGTGGTGGCGGGCATGGCCCGGCGTGTCGATGCATTCCAGCGCGCGTCCGGCCAACATCACCGTCTCGCCATCGGCCACGATGCGTACGCGGGCCTCCGGTACGGGCTGGATGGCACCGTAGCTGCGCTGCATTTCCTCTTCGCCATACACCGCGGTCGCCCCGGCGATGAGCTTCCCTGGGTCGATGAGGTGCGGCGCCGCACGTGGGTGTGCGACCAGTGTGGCGTTCGGCAGGTGCTGCATCAGCAGGCCGGCACCGCCCGCATGGTCCAGATGCACATGGGTGACGATCAGCAGGTCGATGTCCGCCGGCGCGAGACCGGCGCGCTGCGCCGCGGCCAGCAGCAGCGGCACGGAATGGTTTGTGCCGCAGTCGATGAAGGCGCCGCGCCCAGCCTCGACGACGAGATAGGCCGCGTCGAAGTGATCGCGCTGGAAGGCGGTGTCGATGGTATGGATGCCGTCGAGGCTCATCCGCGGGCCTGTGTGGGGTCGGATGGTCCGATTCTAGTCCGCGAGCCGCGACGGCACGACCCGCCTTTGGTGGAACGCCCCGTCGACGCGCGGCTCAACCGCGCGACAGCCACCAGCCGCGCAGCGGCACCGCCAGCGTCAGCACGAACAGGAACGCGCCGTAGGCCACCAGCGTCGCCAGCACCTGCTTCCAGATCGCGCCGGTGCCCGCATCGGCGGCTCCCAGCGCATAACCCCATTGCATGCCCAGGACGCTCAGCACGAACGCCACCGCCAGCACCACGAGGTCGAAGCCAGCGCGGCGTGCGCTGCGCGGCTGGCGCGGAAACAGCCAGTACAGCGAACCGAGCAGCAGGAACCACGGCAGGAACAGGATCACCGCCAGGTACGGCATGGCCTCAGGCCTCCGCCGCGCGCAACGCCGCCAGCGCCGCCAGCACGTCCGCCACCGGCACCTGCAGCACGATCTCCGGCGTCTCCATCGCGTCCGCCTGCTCGGCCTGCTTGAGCACGCCGATCAGCTTGCCGGCGTCCTTCGGCGAATCGAAGCCGTTGCTCTGCACCAGCACTCTGCCCTCGGCGTCGGTGAGCTTGAAATAGAAGCGGCCATCCGTATCGCGGTACTGCTTGAACGCCGGCAGCGCCGCCTTCGACGCCGCGACCTTCGCCTCGACCACCGGTTGCTGCGACAGGTCGCGCAGGCCCACCGCATGACGCAGCTCGGCCAGCAGCGGCGTGGCGTAGCGTTCGCGCAGGCGGCGCGCGCCGTCGCGCAGGATGGCTTCGATGTCGGCCGGCTTGGCCATCAGCGCCTCGTACTTCTCGCGCAGCGGGGCGATCTCCGCATCGATACGCTCGAACAGCTGCTGCTTGGCCTCGCCCCAGCCGATGCCGTCGGCGAACTGCTGCGCGAACGCGCGCGTTTCCTCCGCGCTGCCGAAGGCCTGGTAGAGCTGGAACAACGCCGAGTCCTCGGTGTCCTTCGGCTCGCCCGGCCCGCGCGAATCGGTCAGGATGGAGAACACCAGCTTCTTCAACTCGTCGCGCGGCGCGAACAGCGGAATTGTGTTGTGGTAGCTCTTGCTCATCTTGCGCCCGTCCAGGCCGGGCAGCGTGGCCACGTGGTCGTCGACCAGCGCCTCCGGCAGGGTGAAGTACTCCTTGCCGTACACGTGGTTGAAGCGCTGGCCGAAGTCGCGCGCCATCTCGATATGCTGGATCTGGTCGCGGCCCACCGGCACCTTGTGCGCATTGAAGATCAGGATGTCGGCGGCCATCAGCACGGGGTACATGAAGAGGCCCGCGCTGACGCCCGCATCCGGGTCTTCGCCGTCGGCATTGTTCTTGTCCACCGCCGCCTTGTAGGCATGCGCGCGGTTGAGGATGCCCTTGCCCGCCACGCAGGTCAGGAACCACGTCAGCTCGGTGATCTCCGGCACGTCGCTCTGGCGGTAGAACCACACCTTGTCCGGCTCCAGCCCGCAGGCCAGCCACGTGGCGGCGATCTCCAGCGTGGAGCGCTGGGTGCGCGCCGGGTCCTGCGCCTTGATCAGGCTGTGCAGGTCGGCCAGGAAATAGAAGCTTTCCGTATCCGCGGCCCGGCTGGCGGCCACCGCGGGGCGCACGGCGCCCACGTAGTTGCCCAGGTGCGGAGTGCCCGAGGTGGTGATGCCGGTGAGGACGCGGGTGGTCATGTGCGAAGCGTGCGGTGCGGGAAAGCCGGCAGTTTACCGGCTGGGGCCAAGCGTTGCCGGCGGCGCGATGCGACACGGCGTCGCAGACGGCCTGCTGGCCGCTTAACCGATCAGGCGAAGCCGTCACCCCGTTCCCGGCTCCGGCCCGTTCCCAGCACCGTCCCCACCCGGAGAACGGACATGCTGCATCGCTTCCTCACCACCTTGGCCACGCTGGCGCTGATCGCCGCATGCACCCCCGCCCACGCCCGTCCGCTGGTGGATGTCAGCGTGATCGACCGCGACACCGGCGAATCGCTGGCCCGGTATCCGCATCGCGGCGACCTGTGGGTCGCCGGCACGCCTGGCCACCACTACAGTGTGCGGCTGGCCAACACCACCGGCGAACGCGTGCTGGTGGTGCTGTCGGTGGACGGCATCAATGCCGTCACCGGCCAGACGGCGGACCCGTCGCAGGCCGGTTATGTGCTGGAACCGTGGCAGGTCACCGAGATCAGCGGCTGGCGCAAGTCGATGCGGGAGGTGGCGCAGTTCGTGTTCACCGACCTCGGCGACAGCTACGCCGCGCGTACGGGCCGTCCGCGCCATGTCGGTGTGATCGGCGTGGCCGCCTTCCGCGAGGCACGCACGTACCGCTATCCGAACTACATGCCACCGCCCATCGCGCGCGGGACGATGGAGAAGCGGATGGAAGCCGAAGCAGCCTCGCCCGCGGCATCGGCGCGCAGCATCCTCGCCGACGATTCGGCACGCCAGCAGAGCATCGGCACCGGCCATGGCGGGCGCGAGTGGGCGCCGACGTCGCGCACCGGTTTCGACCGCGCGACCCGCCAGCCTGAGCAGGTCAGCGAACTGCGCTATGACGAACACCGCCGTCTGGTCGC includes the following:
- a CDS encoding BLUF domain-containing protein, encoding MAPLHALVYQSQATRPLDAADLDQLLLDARVANELADVTGALLYGGQRFFQYLEGTRADVEQIYARIARASQHHRLEILEQGRVDKRLFQRWHMGFAKAPQTLVQQLSQSQWQREMPWLEDESAASPGLARLLTFWKDEAVLAH
- a CDS encoding VOC family protein, which encodes MAHRSRLAGFIIDCQGGDHDAAAEFWSQALGLPATDTYEEGQARYAELGDAPGGLHVEVQRVEHASRVHLDIESDDIDAEADRLEALGAKRIGFVKRWWVMEAPTGHRFCVVRLRDRPGAAAPTTWD
- a CDS encoding tryptophan--tRNA ligase — encoded protein: MTTRVLTGITTSGTPHLGNYVGAVRPAVAASRAADTESFYFLADLHSLIKAQDPARTQRSTLEIAATWLACGLEPDKVWFYRQSDVPEITELTWFLTCVAGKGILNRAHAYKAAVDKNNADGEDPDAGVSAGLFMYPVLMAADILIFNAHKVPVGRDQIQHIEMARDFGQRFNHVYGKEYFTLPEALVDDHVATLPGLDGRKMSKSYHNTIPLFAPRDELKKLVFSILTDSRGPGEPKDTEDSALFQLYQAFGSAEETRAFAQQFADGIGWGEAKQQLFERIDAEIAPLREKYEALMAKPADIEAILRDGARRLRERYATPLLAELRHAVGLRDLSQQPVVEAKVAASKAALPAFKQYRDTDGRFYFKLTDAEGRVLVQSNGFDSPKDAGKLIGVLKQAEQADAMETPEIVLQVPVADVLAALAALRAAEA
- a CDS encoding M28 family metallopeptidase; the encoded protein is MKSPLPLLLLSLCAMPALAADIPGGGISADNLSRHVRVLASDEFEGRAPATPGEEKTVAYIVDELKKAGVRPGGEQGGWTQDVPLVRAQVEGAVSASLRIGGETQTLTNGDDVVLQSLSPVDRVALVDAPLVFVGYGITAPERGWDDYKGADLKGKVAVVLVNDPDFETDAPGAFDGRAVTYYGRWTYKYEELARQGAAGALIVHETAPAAYGWATVRASGLSAVFDIPRPDAATYHTLLRGWMQRDLAVSLFKRAGLDFEAEKRRAQTKAFTPVALGGATLSAAFAVKRDQVVTRNVIGKLEGARRPDETVIYSAHWDAFGVGEPDASGDRIRHGAVDNATGVAAVIELARVFAAGPRPQRTLLFMALTAEEKGLQGATYYAANPLAPLAKTAAVLNIEMLSPDGPNRDIASWGQGRVSLEGDLRRVAEAHGRTYSPDPNLEAGFFYRADHFAFARAGVPAITVGAGLDRHDGGVASGKALREAYFARCYHQPCDAWTSSWDASGQAQDVALLHTLGREIADSDAWPRWLNGSEFKAVRERSETERK
- a CDS encoding VOC family protein; the protein is MTHRSRLAGFIIDSQVDDLPAASAFWSEALGLKVTHPDDGGVGLYDKFEPGPGGLHIEVQKVKHEARVHLDIETDDIDAEVARLEALGARRVRHVHQRWWVMEAPTGHRFCVVPMDERNARGTPNRWP
- a CDS encoding MBL fold metallo-hydrolase, giving the protein MSLDGIHTIDTAFQRDHFDAAYLVVEAGRGAFIDCGTNHSVPLLLAAAQRAGLAPADIDLLIVTHVHLDHAGGAGLLMQHLPNATLVAHPRAAPHLIDPGKLIAGATAVYGEEEMQRSYGAIQPVPEARVRIVADGETVMLAGRALECIDTPGHARHHHCIWDARSRSWFTGDTFGLSYRELDGPAGAFILPTTTPVQFEPGALKASIARMVAYEPDGMYLTHYGRVGDVPRLAQALYEQIDAMVAIADACDGRADRHRCLTAALSALYLERAHAQQVPLADEDVLRLLAMDIELNAQGLGVWLDRGRP
- a CDS encoding dihydrolipoamide acetyltransferase family protein yields the protein MSESKTFHLPDLGEGLPDATIVEWFVKEGDVIRLDEPLVSMETAKAVVEVPSPVSGKVVKLAGAAGDIVVTGSMLAVFEPDASLPQRAEGQDTGHHHGPPKSAVGATSVANPTPAATPIATDVAPTDKDADAGTVVGAMQSSNAVHTEQAIAVGGVKAMPAVRAMAKKLGVDLTRVRASGADGAVTMQDVKRAAADGSNLLPSPTARAVGGEGAQHPVARARTEPSTTTSAPSAEARREEQRTALSASGKPMRTQPPGVSVSGQPEQLKGVRRNMARVMADAHAKVVPTTLSDDADIHAWTPGNDMTGRLVRAIVRACKTVPAMNAWFDGDKLTRTLHPHVDIGIAVDTDDGLFVPALRNADLLDAGSVRESINRLRMQVEDRSIPPSELAGYTISLSNFGMFAGRYATPVVVPPCVAIVAAGRARHQVTPVMGGFESHKVIPLSVTFDHRACTGGEAARFLKALIDDLALPA